Genomic window (Spirosoma sp. KCTC 42546):
AATGTTCCCGAGCCATTTTCCCGCACCGCCAGCGGAATAGCAGGCAAGTCGGCTAGTGCAAGCGTGCGATCCCGCAGTGGGCTCTTGGCCGAACAAACGGCCAGAACATCGTCGGTCATAAAGGGCGTGTAGACCAATGTATTAAGCTGCGTCAAGCCCTCAACAATGCCCACATCAATATCGTGGGCCAGTAACGCATTCTGGATCGTGTCTGAATTTCGGTTCAAAACACTGATCTGAATGGTATCGTACCGGTGCAGGTAAGCCGACAGAACAGGTGGCAGAACGTACAAACTAATGGTTGTACTAGCCCCAATGGCCAGTTTAGTGAGCGGGAGAAATTTATCGTTAATCTGCTGAAGTTCCTGGTGCAGTTCATCCTGGAGCTGGCCCGCTTCGAGCAGTTTGGTGTAGAGTGCCTGGCCCGCCAGCGTTAAGCTGATGGTTGTACCATGCCGCTCAAACAGACCCGTTTTGTAAAAATATTCCAGCGATTTAATCTGCTTACTAATCGCCGACTGGCTGAGGAATAACGTTTGACTGGCTTTGGTAAAGCTTAACAAACGAGCCACTTCCATAAAAATCAGGTGGCGGGACGAAAGCATAACGGACTATCTTTTTCGCTGAGATACAACATCAAAGTTAGCCCGTTTTTTCTGACAGGATTACAGGATTAACAGGCTTTAAGACCAGAAAAAAAATCCTGTTAATCCTGTAATCCTGTCAGAAAAACGGACTAACTCATTTAAACAGCAATGGAGCTAAGTCGGTCAGGTTCCTCCGCCACACCATAAACGTATGCCCACCCGGTGTCTCCACGTTTTTAAACTTTACATTTTTTGCCGTCAGAAACTCCTTGAAGTATTTGTTATTCTGATACAGAAAATCATCGACTCCGCAGGAAATCCATAACAGTTTCAGCTGAGAATTTGCCTTCTCATCCAGCTTGGGATACGTCTTTGTAAAGACGTCCATCATGGCTGTCACCTGTTCGGCAGACGGCGTCGTTGTGGCTGGATTTGCCGTGGTGGATGCTGGCGGTCGTGGGCCTCCCATGCCTACGGCACTACTCATGCCGCCTACATACGCAAAGTGATCCAGGTGATTAAGGCCTGTATAAAAAGCCGTTCCCCCTCCCATCGACAGACCAACAATGGCTCGTTGATTTCTGTCTTTGCTTGCGTTATACGTTTTTTCAAGTTGTGGAATGATCTCCTGAATTACTTCGGCAGCGTATTTATCGTTACCTCCATAGCCTAGCGTGTTTACCATAATCATCGGTTTGGCTTTGCCTTCAGCAATCAGGTTGTCCAGAATGATATTGGCCTGCGCATTGACAATCCACGACAAAGCGGTGCCTGTGGCTCCATGTAGTAAGAAAAATACGGGGTACGGTTCTTTACGTTTGGGATCATAGTTGGGCGGCAGATACACATAATAATCCCGATCTTCGCCCATAACAGCCGACCGATATACCTGATGATTGACAGCTCCCCGAGGAACGTCTTTGATTTCCCAGCTTAGTGAAGCGGGCCCAGGCATATGCGCTAAACTCTGACCGTTGCATTGATAACAGGGTTTGGCGACGGGATTGGCGGGGTCTGGAATACGAAGTCCATCGACAACAAAGGCGTAATCATAGACATCTGGCTCAAGCTTTTTGGTAAAACTCCAAACGCCCTGCTCGTCTTTCGTCATCGTTTCCTTTGAAATTCCTTCAATGTCTAGGATAACTTCTTTGGCATTCGGAGCACGAAGCCGGAATGTCAATCCACCTTCTGCGACTTCCGGTGATCGAAGGGGTGGTACTCGTGGCTGAGCCTGAAGCACAAATGCCTGGATCAGCAGACTAAACATAAGAAGCAAACAACGTTGTATTTTCATGCTGGTTTAGATGCATAGGTTATTGAGCTACAAAGCTTCACCCGGCCCCTAAACTACTTTTCGCAGTTATCTCTACTAAGGTTTTAAACTTTCATTTTTTTTACTGGGTCAGAGTACTTTTTGTCATTCCGACGCCAGGAGGAATCTCAAGCTTGACTAATGAGAAGCTTGAGATTCCTCCTGGCGTCGGAATGACAAAAAAAGCAATTCAGTCAATAGAAATTAGAAATTTAAAACAGCTTCATAATCATAAATCCTGCCAGAACTACCTTACTCCCAACTATCTAGCCCCAGCAGTTTTTTACCCAGCGGAGATAGTTCAGCGGTTTGGTAGCGCTCCTTTTCCCAATTGCGGGGATCGCCGGGGAAGGCGTACCCTTCGGGAGCCTGGCGGTCGCGCCAGGACGTAATGCGCCACTGCCGTAGCGCTTCGTTGTCTTCTTCGGCGGGCATCATAGAAATGTACTGCGCCATTCTGACTTTGTCAGTCGATAGATTCGGGCGGATGCCGTGGGGTTGTGTACTGTTGAAAATCAGCAAATCGCCTGCTTCCATTTTCACCTTTACGAAATCGAACCCGGTTGTATCGGGCTTGAAGTGGTCGCGGTCGGCGGGTTGGGTTAGTTTCCAGGTATCGTAGGTGCGGTAGAGTTCAGGGATGCACTGAAAACCGCCCATATTTTCGTCGGTTTGGTCGGCCAGAGCCAGTACACCCTGCACGTTTTGGGGACGGGTTTCGGGGTCGTAATCCCAGTGAATGAACCCCTTGAATTCGTGACCCGGCCGAACGGGGAAATTCAGGTTGGCCCGGTCGATGGTTACCCAGAGTTTCTCGGTACCCCAGATATCGACGAAGGCATCGTATACGCGCGGATACTGGCGGTTGTCCCACTCATACTGGTGATTATACAGCTCGACCATGCCGCTGTTCGTCAACTCCTTCATTTTCATTTCGGCGCGGGCTGGCGCATACCAAGTAGCGGGATCGTTCGGGTCTTTTTCTTCAAATTCCCACAGGAAATTAGCAAGTCGATCGGCCTGTTCTTTCGGCACGGCCTGCTTGATAACGATGTAGCCGTTGTGCTTCCAGAATTGCCAATCTTCTTCGGATAATACGCGTAAAGGCTTTCCAGCAGAACGGTCATTCAGACTGATTTTGCTGCTGGTGGCTGTCGATGGATTTCCCGGAATGTCTTTGTGAGCGTTATCGGGAATCATTGTGGGCTGCATCGTTTCCATATGCGTTAGGATGTTTTGTTGATTTTGTTGTAACAAAGGTAGTCGATGCGGGTAGCCCATTTCCACAACAATGCTGTCCACTTTTTGCACTATATTGCTCTTAGTTTCGTAAATAAGTTTTTTCAGAAGGAATTATGAGCAAATGTGAGTACATTTTTTGTCATGCTGACGATAGGAAGCATCTTAAATTACCCTAACTTATTTAGTAGGATACCGCAAGATGCTTCCTATCGTCAGCATGACAAAAACGCTTCGCTATTGAATCGACTCCTTTATGAAGATTGCCTTAGAACAAATCAGTCCCGACGCCAACAGTTCGTTCCATATTCTGGAAACGCCCCGGCTCAATGATGTTTTCCTGTGGCATTATCATCCTGAATACGAAATCGTGTACATCACCGGTGCCAACGGAACCCGGCACGTGGGCGATCATATCTCGCGCTACGAAGGCAGCGATCTGGTTTTTATTGGCCCGAATATTCCTCACTTGAATTTCGACTATGGCGTAAAAACCGACCATCGAAAAGTGGTGGTGCAGTTAAAGGAAGCTTTTCTGGGTAACTTATTTGGTCAGGCACCGGAGTTTGCAGCCATTGCCCGGTTATTCGAGATGGCCCGTGCGGGTGTTTCGTTTCACGGCGAAACGAAACGGCTGGTTGGCGAGCAACTGGAAGCGTTGCCTACCCTCCCACCCTTTGAGCGGCTTATGGCTTTGCTGTCCATTTTTCAGCAGTTAGCGACTAGTTCCGAGACAACTTCGTTACACGGAAAACCCGTAACGAATGCCTACAATTTAAGCGAACAGCAGCGCCTAAAGAGACTCTATCAGTTCATTGAAGACAACTACCAGCGTAAGTTCGATCTGGCCGAAGCTGCCGCGCTGACCAACCTGACCACCGCGGCTTTCTGTCGTTATGTAAAACGCATGACCCGCCTGACCTTCACGCAGTTTCTGAACCAATATCGCATCAATCAGGCGCAGAAACTACTGCTTCTCGACCATACTGTAACCGAAGCCTGTTTTGCCTGTGGCTTCGAGAGTTTGAGCTATTTCAATAAGATTTTTAGGCGCGTTACGGGCGAAAATCCATTCCAGTTCAAGAAGCGACATCGGAACTGATATGGACTTTCTTCCAACATCTTCGCCCGTATTTGTGTAGTATTGCATAGGAATAGTCGCCACTGATAAATGCGTAGCGGCTAGTGATTATTGATTTAGTTTATGTCTGACAAGAAGCCTTTAATTTTAGTAACAAACGACGACGGTATTACCGCTCATGGCATTCGCACGCTCGTTGAGCTGATGAAACGAATTGGTTCGGTGGTGGTCGTAGCCCCAAACAGTCCGCAGTCGGGCATGGGACATGCCATTACGATTGCCAATCCAATCCGACTTTACCCTTCCGATATTTACGGCGATGTACCCGCCTATGAATGCTCCGGTACGCCCGCCGATTGTGTTAAGTTGGCGAAGCACCATGTGCTGAAAGACCGGGCTCCTGATTTGGTGGTTAGTGGTATTAATCACGGCAGTAATTCGTCCATTAGCATTTTATATTCGGGCACAATGTCGGCAGCTATCGAAGCCGCCATTGAGGGAATTCCTGCGATTGGCTTCTCGCTTGGTGATTTCACGCGCCAACCCGATTTTTCGCATGCACACGAGCATATTCTGAGTATTGCCCGCAACGTACTGGAAAAAGGGATCGAGCGAGGAACGGCACTAAACGTCAACTTCCCGGCCAAAACGGCGGAACCGTTAAAAGGAATCCGTATCTGTCGACAGGCGAATGCCAAATGGCAGGAAGTATTCGACGAACGACGCGACCCACATGGTCGTCGCTATTTTTGGCTGGCAGGCGATTTTGTCAACTTCGACACACACGCCGAAGACACCGACGAGTACGCACTAGCCAATAACTATACATCTGTAGTCCCCTGCCACTATGACCTAACGGCCTACAGCATGATGGACACGTTGACGAACTGGAACTTATAATGAAGAGTGAAGAGTGAAAAATGAAGAATAAGCAAAACACAATCACATAGCTCTTATTCATTATTTTTCACTCTTCACTCTTCACTCTTCATTAACAAACATGGCTCTATTAGGTAGTATGCTCAAAAACGGGATTCGGTTATCGAATGTCGTTCGGCTGCGGCAGTTTAATCCACTACGTCAGCAGCGTAAAGTCTTCCGCAAGCTCATCCGAAAAGCGCAGTTCACAAAATTTGGGGCAGCTTATCATTTCGATGATCTTCTCCGTTCGGTTGAGTTTGGGAGTGAAGGAGAATTCTATCAGAAATACAAGCAGTATGTACCCATCCACGACTACAATAAAATGTTCGACGGTTGGTGGAAACAAACACTGGCAGGCGAACGGAATGTAGCCTGGCCGGGAAAAGTGAAATATTTTGCGCTGAGTTCAGGGACATCAGAGGCCGCTACAAAGTATATCCCCGTTACGAAGTCGATGTCGAAGGCCATTCAGCGGACCAGCATCCGGCAGATTCTGACCCTTGGAAAATACCAGAACCTACCCTCAACACTCTACGAAAAAGGATGCCTCATGCTGGGAGGCAGCACGGATCTGAACGCTCGCGAAGGCCATTACGAAGGCGACCTCAGTGGCATTACGGCCAGCAAAATTCCCCTCTGGTTCGAGCGATTTTATAAACCAGGACGCGACATTGCTCAGGAAAAAGACTGGGCGCTGAAATTAGACGAAATTACGGAACAGGCCGCTGGCTGGGATATTGGCTATGTGGTGGGTGTACCTGCCTGGATCCAGTTGCTGATGGAGAAAATTATTGCCCGCTACAAGGTCAAAACCATTCACGACATCTGGCCAAACCTGATGGTATTCTGTCATGGGGGTGTATCATTTGAACCGTATCGGGCAGGTTTTGAGAAGCTCCTCGCCCATCCCATCACCTATATCGAGACCTATCTGGCCTCAGAGGGATTTATCGCCTATCAGACGCATCCCGACGCAGAAGGCATGCAATTGGTCTTGAACAATGGCTTATTTTTTGAATTCATCCCCTTCAACGAGCGAAATTTCTCAGCCGATGGCGAACTGGTTGATAAGCCTGAAACGCTGATGATCAACGAAGTGGAAGAAGGGAAAGAGTACGCCCTTCTGCTATCTACCTGCTCTGGAGCCTGGCGTTATCTGATTGGCGACACGATCAAGTTCGTTAATAAAAAACGGGCTGAAATCGTCATTACGGGCCGCACGAAGCACTTTTTGAGTTTATGTGGCGAACACCTGTCCGTCGATAACATGAACAAAGCGATTGAAATGGTTTCCGAAGAATTAGGCATTTCAATACGTGAATTTACCGTAGCTGGTGTAACGCACGACACATTATTCGCTCACAACTGGTACATCGGCACCGATGATAAAGTAGATGCCAACGACCTCCGCAATCGAATCGACGCCAGGCTTAAAGAGCTAAACGACGATTACGCCGTGGAGCGTCGGCACGCCCTCAAAGACATCACAGTGACCGTGTTGCCCAACAAAACATTTTACGCCTGGATGGAATCAAGAGGCAAAATGGGCGGCCAGAACAAATTCCCGAGAGTGTTGAAGAAAGGGATGATTAAGGAATGGGAAAGCTTTTTGAAAAAGTGAAGAATGTAGAGTGAAAAGTGAAGAATAATCGCTAGTCTGTAAGATACTATTCTTCACTTTTCACTCTACATTCTTCATTTAAACTTACCAGTTCATCGCTTTCGACAGCGGCTCCAGTAGGCGGGTGTAGGCGATATTAACCGCACCAATGAGGAAGACCACGCCTGTCACCCGATTGAAAATCAGTACAACGCGTGGAGTAAAAAGCCGTTTGAGTCGGTTGGCATAATAGGCCAGTGCGCTTTCGGTGGCGAACACGCCGACCAGGGCAGAAATCATAAAGCCGTATTGCTGTGCATCCGTATAATGAAGGTGCGACCGGATATAGGCCACAATGGCCACCCAGGCCACGAAATTGACCGGATTGAGGGCATTTAGAAAAAATCCCGTTGTGAAATAATAGACAAAATTTCCGAATCGCGTTTTCGGATAGGCTAGCCTGGGGGTTCCTTTCAGAATATTGACTAAACCCATAGCAATTAAGAATACCACCCCAACCGCAGCCATGATATTCTCAAAGCCCTGCACTTTGGGGATGAACGCTGTGCCTAAGAGGGCTGCCAGCACAAACAGGATGTCGCCGGTAATTACGCCAAAGACAATCTTCATTCCCGACCGGAAACCATTATCGACGCTGTTCTGAATCAACGCAAAAAACACAGTCCCGAACGTAAGGCAAAGGGCAACCCCTAATAAAAAACCAAGAAGAATAGGTAAGAACACAAGCAGTTTATAGTTTGATGTTTGCAGTTTGATGTTTGATGTTCTACAGTGCGTTAGTCCTGGCGAGGAATCGCAACTACAAACTACAAACCACAAACTACAAACTGTGTTTAAATTCCCCGCAACCGGGCCACGATCATCAGGCCACTGACGCTGAGCGAATCGGTAATTTGGCTGGTCATCACCATCTCAACCGCTTCGGCTAGGGGGAGTTTCCAGACACGTAAGTCTTCGGTTTCTTCGGGGGCATGTTCGCCCTCGGTTAAGTCCTCGGCAATGTAGAGAAAGCCTTCTTCGTCGGTAGCTGAGTTAGACGTGTGAATACGAGCAATTTTCGTCCATTTCTGCGCTTCTAAGCCCGTTTCTTCTTTTAATTCACGCTTAGCCGAATCAAGCGGATCGGTTCCCAGGGGCGATCCACCTTCTGGAATTTCCCATGAATATTCGTTCAGTGGGTAGCGATACTGACCAACCAGGTAGGTATTGCCCTCAGCATCAATCGGAATAACGCCCACTGCTTTATTTTTGAAACTAACAACGCCATAAATACCGGCTGTACCAGCGGGCGTCACCACATCTTCATGCCGAATAGACAGCCAGGGATTCTCATATTTGACCGACGAATTCAGCGTCTGCCAGGGATTTTCAGTTGTGTTCATGCGAATGAAACCCGTTCAAAAAGCTGCAAAGGTATCACCTTTCGTTTATCACAGCTCGTAAACGCATAATCTTATCCTAACAATCCTAAAATCGGTTATCTTCGGGCTACTTCTCAATCAATCAACTTATATGCATCACAAACTACTGTTAACCAGTCTGTTTCTGGGGAGTTCCCTCCTAAGTTATGGTCAGGACGAGAAACTGGATATGGCTACAATCCAGAAAATCAGGGAGGAAGGTCTAAATCATTCGCAGGTGATGGAAACGGCCTTTTACCTGACCGACGTCAACGGCCCACGACTACAAGGCCCCGGTTTCATCAAAGCGGCCAACTGGGCCAAAACGAAACTAACCAGTTGGGGGCTAAAAAGTGCCCGCCTGGAAGCCTGGGGCGAATGGGGCCAGGGTTGGGGCGTTGAGCATTCGTATCTGGCCATGACTGCCCCTTATTACAAAACCATCATCGCCGTACCCAGAGCCTGGAGTGGCAGCACCAACAAACTACAGGCTGCCGATATTCTCTACATTAGCTCGACTGATACAACGGCGCTGGAAAGCTACCGGAGCAAACTCAAAAACAAAGTCATTCTGTTGGATCAATCGTTCAAGGGTATGCCCTCGTTTAAAGCAGATGCCGATCGCTTTACGGATGAAGACCTACTGAAAATGGCCAACGAAGCGCCACCAAGCCAGCGTTCAGCTAACGACACAACCTTCCGCAGCCGGATCATGGCGATGCGCACCCAGAATGCATTTAATCAGAAAATGCGGAAACTGGCCAAACAGGAAGGCGCCATCGGGATGCTCAATACCACACAGAACAGTAAAGATGGAACGCTGTTCGTCAGTGGCGATTACGCCAATGCCGCCATTGGTGCTACGCCCGATGATCTGGCCGACCTGTCCATCGCCGTTGAGGATTACATGACGCTCTGCCGACTCATGAAAGCGGGCATTCCTGTCAAGCTTGAGCTGGATGTAAAAACGAAATTCTATAAAGACGACACGAAAGGCTATAACGTGCTGGCCGAAATTCCGGGTACAGATCCTGCATTGAAAGACGAAGTGGTTATGCTGGGGGCTCACCTTGATTCCTGGCATGCCGCCACGGGTGCCACCGACAATGCAGCGGGTAGTTCGGTCATGATGGAAGCGGTACGCATCCTGAATACGATCGGGGCTAAACCGAAAAGAACGATCCGAATTGCGCTCTGGAGCGGTGAAGAACAGGGTCTGCACGGTTCCAAAAATTACGTGGCAAACCACTTAGTCGATAAGGCCACCCAAAAACTGACGAAAGAAGGCGAAAACATTGCCGCCTATTTCAACGTCGATAACGGAACGGGAAAAATCCGGGGCATTTATTTGCAAGGCAATCTGGCGGCCGGTCCGATTTTCAGCCAGTGGCTAAAACCATTCAATGACCTGGGTGCCACGACGATAACGCCCGCGAATACGGGCGGAACGGATCACCAATCGTTCGATCGGGTAGGCTTGCCGGGTTTCCAGTTCATTCAGGATCGAATTGAATACAGTACCCGTACGCACCACACCAATATGGACACCTACGATCACCTTCAACCCGATGACCTGAAGCAGGCGGCCACGGTTGTTGCCAGTTTTGTGTATAACGCAGCCATGCGGGATCAGAAAATACCCCGTAAGGCTGTAGCTGCACAGGTAGCGCGGTAATGGCGCGAGTATTTACTCGTGCCTCTAATCTAAGTTTTCAATTCCTTCGGTCGGCTGTTTTTTTGTCATTCCGACCTTAGGAGGAATCTCAACGTTGCGTAATAGTCAAGCTTGAGATTCCTCCTAAGGTCGGAATGACAAAAAAACTAACTTACAACGTACCAAACTATCGGCAAGCGACTTAGATGTATAAAGTACTGTGTCTTACTTTTTCTGTTGGCTTTTGGCTACTAGCAAACCCTTCATTCGGGCAAAATCCACCTTCAACTAAGCCGTTCGTACTCGGCCTCATCGACGCCATTCCCTCCAATGAATTAGGTGAAACCAGAGCGCTGAACATCTACTTACCCGACGGTTATTCGAAAGATTCGATTGGAAAGTACCCGGTTATCTACCTGCTGGACGGGTCAGCCGATGAAGACTTCATTCATATCGCGGGTTTGGTGCAGTTTGCCAATTTCCCGTGGGTTAATCTGTTACCCAAATCAATCGTTGTTGGCATTGCCAACGTTGACCGAAGGCGTGATTTTACGTATCCAACTACTATAGAAAAAGACAAAAAGGAGTATCCCACAACGGGGCAATCGCAACGGTTTATAGCTTTCCTCGAAAAGGAATTGCAACCCTATATCCAGAAAAACTACAGTTCGAATCCGTCAAGAACCATCATTGGGCAATCGTTGGGCGGACTTTTAGCGACCGAGATTCTATTTAAAAAGCCCAGCCTGTTTAACCAGTACATTATTGTCAGCCCAAGCCTGTGGTGGGATAACGAGTCCTTACTGGCGTACCCTCCCGTATTTGCGAAGCCAGATTTTCAACAGAAAACTACAGTATTTGTAGGCGTTGGAAAAGAAGGAAAAATTATGGAGACGGATGCCAATCAATTAGTATACCTATTGAAAAAGTATAGCACGAAACCATTAGAAGTCGGTTTCCACTACTTTGGTGATGAAAACCACGCAACCATTTTTCACCTGGCTGTTTATAAAGCGTTTGAGCGTTTCAAAAAATAACCGCGTGTCTTCATTATAATTAAAATCACTTCAGCTATATACGGTTGTAAGCAAACGCGGTGCTCAGCCTAAGATGCATAAATTCCGTGCGCATTGGCTGAATACAAAACGTCCGAATCGGTGGTTACCGATTCGGACGTTTTGTGTTTTGTGACTTATCAGGGATATTTAAACTTACTGGCATCCAACCGGAAAAAGCGAACGGCATTATTGAACATAATATCCCGTTTCTGATCAAACGATAAGTATTCGGCGTTTTCAATCACGCTGATCGAGGTTTCGAATAACTTGGGCCATACCATAAAATCGGTGCCGTACAGAATCCGTTTGCCAAAGCCAGCCTGCACCAGCCGTTTGAGATAGGCATGAATTTCTGCCTGAGGATAACTCCAGATGAAACCGGCCAGATCGACATACACATAGGCATTGGCCCCCATCAACCCAATCATTTCATCAATCATCGGGTACCCGGCATGCATCACCCATATTTTTATTTTGGGATGACGGGCTAACATGTCTTCCAATAAGAACGGTCTGCCCAATGAAGCCCGGTATTTCCCTCCACTGATGTTAGCCATCCCATTACCCCCAGTTCCCATGTGAATGCCGACCGGAATATTCATTTTTTCGGCAACAGCGAAGTATTCATCCAGCGACATATCGCTCGGCGAAAGCCCCTGGTACTGAGGAGCTACCTCGCCCATCACTTTATAAAAGCCGGTCGACAGGGAATCCGTAAACGCTTTTACAGTCATATCCTTTGGCGAGCTGACCCCAATGCCCGGAATAACCCGGTCTGGCGCGGCTTTTTTCCATTCGTGCAAAATCTGCGCATCGCCATACGCCACGATGGTCATGTTGAGCCGTTCCATCGTTTCCAGTACGGCAGCCGTCATTTCTTTGTCCGATTTGGCGGGTTGTAAGGGATCTACACATTCCGTATTGAGGAAGGCGCGCATCTGTTGGTTAGGGTCACCCCCTGGCATATCGCGTAAGAACCAGGGGCACATTTCAACGGCAAAACCCGGACTCACCTTCATGGCGTGCACATGCACATCAATAATGGGAAGTGGTCTACGGGGAACGGCCTGAGCCATTAAAGTGCCGGACACAGCCAGGCAGCTCACGAGCAGGGCAAAAGTTTTCATAGGCTAAAAACGGGCAAATCGTTAAGAAAAAGGGGTATCTTGACT
Coding sequences:
- a CDS encoding amidohydrolase family protein produces the protein MKTFALLVSCLAVSGTLMAQAVPRRPLPIIDVHVHAMKVSPGFAVEMCPWFLRDMPGGDPNQQMRAFLNTECVDPLQPAKSDKEMTAAVLETMERLNMTIVAYGDAQILHEWKKAAPDRVIPGIGVSSPKDMTVKAFTDSLSTGFYKVMGEVAPQYQGLSPSDMSLDEYFAVAEKMNIPVGIHMGTGGNGMANISGGKYRASLGRPFLLEDMLARHPKIKIWVMHAGYPMIDEMIGLMGANAYVYVDLAGFIWSYPQAEIHAYLKRLVQAGFGKRILYGTDFMVWPKLFETSISVIENAEYLSFDQKRDIMFNNAVRFFRLDASKFKYP